A section of the Prevotella melaninogenica genome encodes:
- a CDS encoding leucine-rich repeat protein, producing MKQIYILLIALLMGLSANAEESGTCGPNLRWHLTDNGVLTISGKGKMYDYSFDNRAPWGRYDIKRIIIGNGITTIGGRAFAGCSALTSVTISNSVTTIGEAAFAGCIYNHRTTKTNQKYPSVNL from the coding sequence ATGAAACAAATTTACATCTTATTAATAGCCCTACTCATGGGCTTATCGGCTAATGCCGAGGAGTCTGGTACTTGTGGACCTAATCTAAGATGGCACCTTACTGATAATGGTGTTTTGACCATTTCAGGAAAAGGGAAAATGTATGATTATTCATTCGACAACAGAGCACCATGGGGCAGATATGATATTAAACGAATTATAATAGGTAATGGTATTACCACGATTGGCGGCCGTGCTTTCGCAGGTTGTAGCGCGCTAACTTCTGTAACCATTTCAAATAGTGTTACGACAATTGGAGAGGCTGCTTTCGCTGGATGTATTTATAACCATAGAACAACCAAAACTAATCAGAAATATCCGAGTGTAAATCTTTAA